One Bacilli bacterium genomic window, TCGCCGCGGCGATCAGGGAATTGGAAGAAGACCGGACAATCGTCAAATACGCTACGGTAATCAATTGGAGCAAAATTGACGACGAAAAGGTAACCGCGTTGATCGAAGTGCAGATCACGCCCGAACGCGGTCGCGGATTTGACGCGTTGGCAGAGCGAATCTACCTGTTCCCGGAAGTGAAAAGTGTATTTTTGATGTCGGGCGCATACGATCTCTTGGTGGAGATTGAGGGCAAGTCGCTTAAAGAAGTGGCGGGATTCGTATCCACCAAGTTGTCTACTTTGGATTCGGTTATATCCACGAAAACGCATTTTATCCTGAAGAAATATAAACAGGATGGAATTATTTTCGAAGAACATGAAGGCGACCACCGCCTGCCGATTTCGCCGTAAAGGAAGAATGCCATGATCAGGCAGAATGAAACACCCACGAAAGTTAAATCGATGCAGGATTATTTG contains:
- a CDS encoding Lrp/AsnC family transcriptional regulator is translated as MNELKLKILELLREDARYDAALISTMLGVPEAEIAAAIRELEEDRTIVKYATVINWSKIDDEKVTALIEVQITPERGRGFDALAERIYLFPEVKSVFLMSGAYDLLVEIEGKSLKEVAGFVSTKLSTLDSVISTKTHFILKKYKQDGIIFEEHEGDHRLPISP